From a region of the Candidatus Chromulinivoraceae bacterium genome:
- a CDS encoding ABC transporter permease: protein MSRPLFIEHFQNAYHSLRLTRMRTALTTLGVAIGVASITVILSLSSGIAQVISHQVQELGGNIAVVRPGVQHNDLAGFANPTIEQNYTTSTITEQDLSDINQINGVDKAAPLMVINGTLKSKSNTVKQSTIVATTPELADIAQLPIADGQFIDSVTNKNTAVIGSKLAVDLFGTDQPIGQSFTTNGQQFTIIGILKPMNNPINYNNIDFDHTLILSLESGKTFHQGTAQIQQIDVSAKNKDDLPRIINDITSKMTGNHLGEQDFSVLSGQQVSQPTNRFFIALTVVMTIIASISLLVGGIGIMNIMLVGVAERTREIGLRKAVGASNGNIVMQFLVESLIISILGGILGYIGGYLIAFIISTFLTFNPALTWQIAVAALSTSIVVGVIFGLYPALRAARKDPIESLRHYH, encoded by the coding sequence ATGAGTCGTCCATTATTTATTGAACATTTTCAAAACGCCTACCATTCGCTTCGTCTCACCAGAATGCGCACCGCACTCACGACGCTCGGTGTAGCTATAGGCGTTGCTAGCATTACGGTCATACTTTCGTTAAGCAGTGGCATTGCCCAAGTTATCTCACACCAAGTACAGGAACTCGGTGGCAACATAGCCGTTGTCCGTCCTGGCGTACAACATAATGACCTTGCGGGTTTTGCAAACCCTACAATCGAACAAAATTACACAACTAGTACTATTACCGAACAAGACCTGTCTGATATTAATCAGATTAATGGTGTTGATAAAGCAGCACCATTAATGGTTATAAACGGCACACTAAAATCTAAATCGAACACCGTAAAGCAAAGTACGATAGTCGCCACGACACCAGAGCTTGCTGATATCGCACAGCTGCCTATTGCCGATGGTCAGTTTATCGATAGCGTAACCAATAAAAATACTGCCGTTATTGGCAGCAAGCTCGCAGTAGATCTCTTTGGAACTGATCAACCTATTGGACAAAGCTTCACCACCAACGGGCAGCAGTTTACTATCATTGGCATCTTAAAGCCGATGAACAACCCTATCAACTACAATAATATAGATTTCGACCATACACTCATACTAAGCCTTGAGAGTGGAAAAACCTTCCACCAAGGTACGGCCCAAATTCAACAAATTGATGTTAGTGCAAAAAACAAAGATGACCTACCTCGTATCATTAACGACATTACCAGTAAAATGACGGGAAATCATCTTGGTGAGCAGGATTTCAGCGTGCTTTCTGGTCAACAAGTCTCTCAGCCTACAAATAGGTTTTTTATCGCACTCACCGTGGTTATGACCATTATTGCTAGTATCTCCTTGCTTGTAGGCGGCATAGGCATCATGAACATTATGCTCGTTGGCGTTGCCGAGCGTACTCGCGAAATTGGTCTTCGCAAGGCTGTAGGTGCTAGCAATGGTAATATCGTTATGCAGTTTCTAGTAGAGTCACTTATTATCAGTATCCTTGGTGGCATTTTAGGTTATATTGGCGGCTATTTGATTGCATTTATTATCAGTACATTTCTCACGTTTAACCCAGCCCTCACCTGGCAAATCGCCGTGGCAGCTCTCAGCACATCCATCGTAGTTGGGGTTATCTTTGGACTTTACCCTGCTCTTCGCGCAGCGCGCAAAGACCCCATCGAGTCTTTGCGACACTATCATTAG
- a CDS encoding SRPBCC family protein, which produces MNITSDAFIEIDAPSSEVWQAITDPIIVKKWFFGTNVESDWKVGSPIMFRGEWEGKAYEDKGIIQKIEVNKLLSYTHFSSRTGQADVPENYELVQFILSGREGGTTVAIHEENLPSVEARDKSLGVWSMILTNLKKVVEG; this is translated from the coding sequence ATGAATATAACGTCAGATGCCTTTATAGAGATAGATGCTCCAAGTAGCGAAGTATGGCAAGCGATCACCGATCCGATAATCGTAAAAAAATGGTTCTTCGGTACCAACGTGGAATCAGACTGGAAAGTCGGCAGCCCCATTATGTTTCGAGGCGAGTGGGAGGGCAAGGCTTACGAAGACAAAGGAATAATTCAGAAGATAGAAGTGAATAAGCTGCTTTCGTATACGCACTTTAGCTCACGAACAGGACAGGCGGATGTGCCTGAAAATTATGAACTTGTTCAGTTTATTTTGTCGGGAAGAGAGGGGGGAACAACGGTGGCCATCCATGAAGAAAACCTCCCTTCTGTAGAAGCACGAGATAAGTCTCTTGGTGTATGGAGCATGATTCTTACGAACCTGAAAAAGGTGGTAGAGGGTTAG
- a CDS encoding MMPL family transporter, producing the protein MFKILGLHRRRNAGIILILAMIFIVVSFTYGLSVTSKLSNGGFESSTSESTKALATINQQFSKSQSSMIILFSGGHIGSTTSGTYQAEVEQSLITLKSDSNVTSMESYYTTGSPAFLSKDQQSTYVLVGLKGDDNHQASEAAILQDKIKSDRLDISFGGKAIINNAITQQINKDLKVSEVVSFTILAVLLVIVFRGVIAALVPLLLGGFAILGAFLALRILVDFTSIVTYALNIVTLVGLGLAVDYSLLIVSRFREEMHIHKNDTSKALAITMHTAGRTVFFSGLTVIMSLLGLLVFPLDFLRSMGLASASTVIVAMLAALVVLPALLRLLGRRINWLSFGSARRVDRAASRGERIEDKVSIWYKTGKFFMGRPIVTAVAAIAILLFAGAPFLHIKPSLPDYKVLPTDSSVRQVSERLDQDFSFSSSPITIVYTTNGSPVSEANIASLYGYVQKLQGLAGVNSVNSVMNIPHVTNLGQYQAMYSNFESNSEMQGRTASELHGDTALIAVNQSFDADSQEARDLVATIRKVSQPSDAVIQVGGQSAALADQLSIIGTYAPYGLLIIAGTLFVLLFLMLGSIVIPIKALIQNFLSLTASFGALVWIFQDGHLANALHLTAVGSIDATQPVLIFAVAFGLSMDYSVFLYSRIKEQYDKLHDTEEAVLAGLQKTGSIITSAAILLFVVVAAFATSRIAVLQEIGVGLAIAILIDAFLVRMALVPALMRILGVYNWWAPKFLKSLHEKLGLSENS; encoded by the coding sequence TTGTTTAAAATCCTCGGCCTCCATCGTAGACGTAATGCAGGCATTATTCTTATTCTTGCCATGATATTCATAGTCGTGTCATTTACCTATGGATTGAGCGTAACAAGTAAGCTCAGTAACGGAGGTTTCGAAAGTTCCACCTCAGAATCAACAAAAGCTCTTGCGACAATCAACCAGCAATTTAGTAAGAGTCAATCGTCCATGATCATTCTGTTCAGCGGTGGTCATATTGGATCAACGACGAGCGGTACCTACCAGGCAGAGGTAGAGCAATCACTCATCACGCTTAAGTCCGACAGCAACGTTACGTCTATGGAAAGTTACTACACAACAGGAAGTCCAGCGTTTCTTTCCAAAGATCAGCAGAGTACCTACGTACTTGTTGGATTAAAGGGAGATGATAACCACCAGGCAAGTGAAGCTGCCATTTTGCAAGACAAAATAAAGAGCGATAGACTTGATATTTCGTTCGGTGGTAAGGCTATCATCAATAATGCGATTACACAGCAGATCAATAAAGACCTTAAGGTATCTGAGGTCGTCTCTTTCACGATACTTGCTGTACTATTAGTTATTGTTTTTCGTGGAGTTATTGCAGCTCTCGTTCCATTACTCCTTGGTGGATTTGCAATACTTGGTGCATTTCTTGCCTTAAGAATTCTCGTTGATTTTACCTCAATCGTTACTTATGCGTTGAATATTGTAACGTTAGTAGGTCTTGGACTGGCTGTTGATTATTCGCTCCTCATTGTGAGTCGTTTTCGTGAAGAGATGCATATACACAAGAACGATACGTCAAAAGCTCTGGCTATCACGATGCATACTGCTGGACGAACCGTTTTCTTTAGCGGACTAACAGTTATCATGAGTCTTCTTGGACTACTCGTCTTCCCTCTCGACTTTTTGCGAAGTATGGGACTTGCAAGCGCATCAACTGTTATTGTTGCTATGCTCGCCGCACTCGTTGTGCTGCCGGCTCTCTTACGTTTACTTGGCCGACGTATTAACTGGCTTTCATTTGGATCAGCACGTCGAGTTGATCGAGCTGCTAGTAGAGGTGAGCGGATCGAGGATAAAGTCAGTATATGGTATAAGACGGGTAAATTCTTTATGGGGAGGCCGATTGTAACTGCAGTCGCCGCTATTGCTATTTTGCTATTTGCGGGTGCTCCATTCCTTCATATCAAACCCTCACTACCCGACTATAAGGTGCTGCCGACTGACAGCTCCGTTCGCCAAGTGAGCGAACGTTTAGATCAAGATTTTAGCTTTAGCTCATCACCAATCACGATCGTCTACACGACGAACGGTTCTCCTGTGAGTGAAGCCAACATAGCCTCTTTATACGGATACGTGCAGAAATTACAAGGGTTGGCCGGCGTAAATAGCGTAAATAGCGTTATGAACATTCCTCATGTAACTAATCTCGGTCAATACCAGGCTATGTATTCGAATTTTGAAAGTAATAGTGAGATGCAAGGTCGAACCGCCTCTGAACTCCATGGCGACACGGCGCTCATTGCCGTTAACCAAAGTTTTGACGCCGACTCACAAGAAGCGCGAGATTTGGTTGCAACAATTCGTAAGGTTTCACAACCTAGCGACGCGGTAATACAAGTGGGCGGCCAATCTGCCGCACTAGCTGATCAACTCTCGATTATTGGCACATATGCGCCATACGGATTATTGATTATAGCAGGTACACTCTTCGTACTTCTCTTCCTTATGCTTGGAAGTATCGTCATCCCTATCAAGGCACTTATCCAAAACTTCTTATCTTTAACAGCATCGTTTGGTGCACTGGTTTGGATTTTTCAAGACGGTCACTTAGCAAATGCGTTGCACTTAACAGCCGTCGGCTCAATAGATGCGACACAGCCAGTCCTTATCTTTGCTGTTGCGTTTGGTCTGTCTATGGACTATTCAGTCTTCCTCTATAGTCGTATTAAAGAGCAATATGACAAACTTCATGACACTGAGGAAGCAGTACTTGCTGGATTACAAAAAACTGGCTCGATTATTACCTCCGCCGCTATTCTCCTTTTCGTTGTAGTTGCCGCTTTTGCTACATCGAGAATCGCTGTTTTGCAGGAAATTGGGGTAGGGCTTGCTATCGCCATACTAATTGATGCGTTTCTTGTACGTATGGCTCTCGTCCCAGCTCTCATGCGAATCCTTGGTGTATACAACTGGTGGGCACCAAAGTTTCTTAAAAGCCTACACGAGAAGCTCGGGCTGAGTGAGAATTCATAA
- a CDS encoding bifunctional phosphoglucose/phosphomannose isomerase — MLDDNNVLKQRDPEDALGIAASQFEQARFAVEVLHPDHDGRQIDHVVVVGMGGSALAALLAKSWLKSEFTIPFEVIRTYDIPEYVNYNTLVIASSYSGNTEETLAGLEAARAKSAQVAIIASGGKLQKIASDNSIANVSLPANFQPRMAVIYNLRALIAILAHFGVTTFDRFAEIADCADWLGEETLNWVSGATTDKNYAKQLALMSVGKTPVFYAGSLMSPVAYKWKISWNENAKNVSFWNEYPEFNHNEFIGWTSHPVEKPFAIFDLVSEFEHPRILKRIEISDRLLSGQRPKAMEIKMKGKSVIAQMLWGSILADFVSIYVAVLNGVDPTPVQLIEKLKKQLDD; from the coding sequence ATGTTGGATGATAATAATGTTTTAAAACAACGCGATCCTGAGGATGCGTTAGGGATCGCAGCCTCTCAATTTGAGCAGGCAAGGTTTGCAGTCGAGGTTTTGCATCCTGATCATGATGGCCGACAGATTGACCACGTTGTAGTCGTAGGTATGGGCGGCTCTGCTTTAGCGGCACTCTTGGCTAAATCGTGGCTTAAGAGTGAATTTACCATTCCATTTGAAGTAATTCGTACCTACGATATTCCAGAGTATGTAAATTACAATACGCTGGTAATTGCTAGTAGCTACTCGGGTAACACCGAGGAGACACTTGCCGGTCTTGAAGCCGCTCGAGCCAAATCTGCCCAAGTCGCTATCATCGCCTCTGGTGGTAAACTTCAAAAGATTGCGAGTGACAACTCGATTGCGAACGTGTCTTTACCGGCAAACTTTCAACCACGGATGGCTGTTATCTATAATCTCCGTGCCCTCATCGCAATATTGGCCCATTTTGGTGTTACAACCTTTGATCGTTTTGCCGAGATTGCGGATTGTGCTGACTGGCTTGGCGAAGAGACCTTGAACTGGGTCAGTGGCGCTACGACTGATAAAAACTATGCCAAGCAGCTTGCTCTTATGAGTGTCGGTAAAACCCCAGTATTTTATGCCGGTAGTCTTATGTCGCCCGTTGCCTACAAGTGGAAGATTAGTTGGAACGAAAATGCTAAAAATGTTTCATTTTGGAACGAGTATCCCGAATTTAATCACAACGAGTTTATTGGATGGACTTCGCACCCTGTAGAAAAGCCGTTCGCCATATTTGATCTTGTAAGTGAATTTGAACACCCACGCATCTTAAAGCGTATTGAAATCAGTGATCGCTTATTAAGTGGTCAACGCCCTAAGGCTATGGAAATCAAAATGAAAGGCAAAAGTGTTATTGCTCAAATGCTATGGGGCAGTATTTTGGCTGATTTTGTAAGTATTTACGTAGCGGTACTAAATGGCGTCGACCCAACGCCTGTACAGCTTATTGAAAAACTCAAAAAACAACTGGACGACTAA
- a CDS encoding ABC transporter ATP-binding protein translates to MAKTKTPPVIELRGLTKRYGLGDAEQTALDEIDLVIEKGEFITIMGPSGCGKTTLLNIIGLLDRANGGEYFLDGVSVERMSSARHARVRSQQIGIVFQSFNLINRLSVIENVALPLAYKGMSRTKRLRQASESLKNFHLSEREYYMPWQLSGGQMQRVAIARALVNNPSIILADEPTGNLDSRSSHVIMEELSDIHKRGNTIIMVTHNPDLTTYASRVIHMLDGTIDSDTKTPIVIEKPAPKVSMGSRRIKTAKSTKKSKTKAKAKKK, encoded by the coding sequence ATGGCCAAAACGAAAACCCCGCCAGTTATAGAACTGAGAGGCCTTACCAAACGGTACGGATTGGGGGATGCCGAACAAACAGCGCTCGATGAAATTGATCTAGTCATTGAAAAAGGCGAATTCATCACCATAATGGGACCAAGCGGCTGCGGCAAAACCACACTTCTCAATATCATCGGATTACTCGACCGTGCAAACGGTGGCGAGTATTTTCTTGATGGAGTATCAGTAGAACGAATGAGCAGTGCTCGCCATGCCCGTGTGCGCAGCCAACAAATTGGAATTGTATTTCAAAGCTTCAATCTTATTAATCGGCTTTCTGTTATAGAAAATGTTGCCCTTCCCCTTGCCTACAAGGGTATGAGTCGTACTAAGAGACTACGCCAAGCGAGCGAAAGTCTCAAGAACTTCCACCTCTCAGAGCGTGAGTACTATATGCCATGGCAGCTTTCGGGCGGACAGATGCAGCGCGTAGCGATTGCCCGAGCCCTTGTAAACAATCCGTCTATTATTTTGGCAGACGAGCCAACCGGAAATCTAGATAGCCGTTCAAGCCATGTGATCATGGAAGAGTTATCCGACATTCATAAACGCGGCAATACTATTATTATGGTTACACACAACCCCGATCTCACCACATATGCCTCACGCGTGATTCACATGCTCGATGGCACAATAGACAGCGACACAAAGACGCCGATCGTTATTGAAAAACCAGCACCAAAGGTTTCAATGGGAAGTCGCCGAATCAAGACCGCCAAGTCTACTAAAAAATCAAAAACGAAAGCGAAAGCGAAGAAAAAATGA